One Methanoculleus sp. 7T genomic window carries:
- the trpB gene encoding tryptophan synthase subunit beta has product MRAGRYGVYGGQYVPETLMSALIELEETYGRVRRDPEFSRRLGWYLHEYAGRETPLTYCANLSRDLDCRVYLKREDLLHGGAHKLNNTLGQALMAKFMGKRRLIAETGAGQHGVATAIAGAVLGLPVEVYMGEVDTRRQAQNVFRMDLLGAKVIPVTSGTRTLKDAINAAMRDWVANLGDTHYLLGSCVGPHPFPRIVRDFQSVIGEETKRQILEREGRLPEMIVACVGGGSNAIGIFSPFANDDVALVGVEAGGEGLDTGRHGASLSRGSVGVFQGALSYLLQDDDGQALETHSIAAGLDHPSVGPEHAMLKDSGRVRYEAVTDAEALHAFRCLSRTEGIIPALESAHAVAYAIRAAGDLGEDGILVINLSGRGDKDVAAVANLPRGAA; this is encoded by the coding sequence ATGAGAGCAGGACGATACGGAGTATACGGCGGGCAGTACGTGCCCGAAACGCTGATGAGCGCGCTGATCGAACTCGAGGAGACCTATGGCCGGGTCCGTCGGGACCCCGAGTTCTCCCGCCGGCTCGGCTGGTACCTGCACGAGTACGCCGGGCGGGAGACTCCGCTCACCTACTGTGCGAACCTCTCCCGCGACCTCGACTGCCGGGTCTACCTGAAGCGGGAGGACCTCCTCCACGGGGGTGCGCACAAACTGAACAACACCCTCGGCCAGGCGCTCATGGCGAAGTTCATGGGCAAACGCCGGCTCATCGCCGAGACCGGCGCCGGACAGCACGGCGTCGCGACTGCGATCGCGGGTGCGGTCCTCGGTCTGCCCGTCGAGGTCTACATGGGCGAGGTGGATACCAGGCGCCAGGCGCAGAACGTCTTCCGGATGGACCTCCTCGGGGCCAAAGTCATCCCGGTCACGTCCGGAACCCGGACGCTGAAAGACGCGATCAACGCGGCGATGCGCGACTGGGTGGCGAACCTTGGGGATACCCACTACCTGCTCGGCTCCTGCGTCGGCCCGCACCCCTTCCCCAGGATCGTCCGGGACTTCCAGTCGGTCATCGGGGAGGAGACGAAGCGGCAGATCCTCGAACGGGAGGGCAGACTGCCCGAGATGATCGTCGCCTGCGTCGGCGGGGGTTCGAACGCGATCGGCATCTTCTCTCCCTTCGCAAACGACGACGTGGCGCTGGTCGGCGTCGAGGCGGGCGGCGAGGGGCTCGATACCGGCCGTCACGGGGCTTCGCTCTCGCGGGGTTCGGTCGGGGTCTTCCAGGGAGCGCTCTCCTATCTCCTCCAGGACGACGACGGCCAGGCGCTCGAGACACACTCGATCGCCGCGGGTCTCGACCACCCCTCGGTCGGGCCCGAGCACGCCATGCTGAAAGACTCGGGGAGGGTCCGCTACGAGGCGGTCACCGACGCCGAGGCGCTTCATGCCTTCCGCTGCCTCTCCCGCACCGAGGGGATCATCCCGGCGCTCGAGTCCGCCCATGCGGTCGCCTACGCCATCCGGGCGGCCGGCGACCTCGGGGAGGACGGTATCCTCGTCATCAACCTCTCCGGGAGGGGCGACAAAGACGTCGCCGCTGTCGCGAACCTCCCCCGAGGTGCGGCATGA
- a CDS encoding metal-dependent hydrolase, which produces MYLLAHAMAGILIGLLLAFIADDRRAVALAALGAVLPDLVDKPLGHFILARSVGYGRIYFHGLTVFFLFVVAGLLIYHHRHRIGLLAVAAGMASHQVLDGMWHHPVEWFWPFLGPIPHYYDYSENVLWDAIRRELTQPSEWILFILIAGLFAVFYRRELAAALTRLANSRNHQVLFAALVLAVLAVAARLLL; this is translated from the coding sequence ATGTACCTCCTCGCCCACGCCATGGCCGGCATTCTCATCGGCCTTCTGCTGGCCTTCATCGCCGACGACCGGCGCGCCGTCGCGCTCGCCGCACTGGGCGCCGTGCTCCCCGACCTTGTCGACAAGCCGCTCGGACACTTCATCCTCGCGAGAAGCGTAGGCTACGGCAGGATATACTTCCACGGCCTCACCGTCTTCTTCCTCTTCGTCGTCGCCGGCCTTCTCATCTACCACCACCGCCACCGGATCGGCCTTCTCGCCGTGGCGGCCGGCATGGCGAGCCACCAGGTCCTCGACGGGATGTGGCACCACCCCGTCGAGTGGTTCTGGCCGTTTCTCGGGCCCATCCCCCATTACTACGACTACTCGGAGAACGTGCTCTGGGATGCCATCCGACGGGAACTCACCCAACCGAGCGAGTGGATCCTCTTTATCCTAATCGCCGGGCTGTTCGCCGTCTTTTATCGGCGGGAACTTGCGGCCGCCCTCACCAGGCTCGCAAACTCCCGCAACCATCAAGTGCTCTTCGCCGCGCTTGTCCTTGCCGTCCTCGCCGTGGCCGCACGCCTTCTCCTGTGA
- a CDS encoding phosphoribosylanthranilate isomerase, with product MKICGITTVGNARLVAAAGADAIGVVVASPSPRSVTPDAAREIFAAVPPFVTTVAVTSTERAEDLAAVLSSRPDVVQVAGGLDLPRDAGVRVIRMLSPGDPPRDDCDAVIVDGSHGTGRAFDLEYARACTASSPVPVILAGGLTCGNVARAIRAVRPYAVDVCSGVETAPGVKDGRLVRMFVEICRMIDL from the coding sequence GTGAAGATCTGCGGGATCACCACGGTCGGCAACGCCCGCCTGGTTGCGGCGGCCGGAGCCGACGCGATCGGTGTGGTGGTTGCGAGCCCTTCTCCGCGGTCCGTGACCCCTGATGCGGCGCGGGAGATATTTGCGGCGGTCCCGCCGTTTGTGACCACGGTCGCCGTCACCTCGACCGAACGGGCGGAGGACCTCGCGGCGGTCCTCTCCTCGCGGCCGGACGTGGTCCAGGTGGCTGGCGGCCTCGACCTGCCCCGTGATGCGGGGGTCCGGGTCATACGGATGCTCTCGCCCGGGGATCCTCCGCGGGACGACTGCGACGCGGTGATCGTCGACGGCAGCCACGGCACCGGACGGGCGTTCGACCTCGAGTATGCCCGAGCATGCACGGCCTCCTCGCCGGTACCGGTCATCCTCGCGGGCGGGCTGACATGCGGAAACGTCGCTCGGGCGATACGGGCGGTTCGGCCGTACGCCGTCGACGTCTGCTCCGGGGTCGAGACGGCGCCGGGGGTCAAGGACGGCCGTCTCGTGAGAATGTTTGTGGAGATATGCAGGATGATCGACCTATGA
- a CDS encoding indole-3-glycerol phosphate synthase TrpC: MILDEIIRSTGERLEGLAPLPAVSPGAVPRRSLERAIRGCRDRHAIIAEVKYASPSRGRIHDGCTPEAIAREFAASGAVGLSVLTEPTYFGGSTEFLVRVRRAVTVPILRKDFIIDERQLAETRALGADAVLLIARVLGNCLPAFVDEALALGLEPLVEVHDRGEMERALATEANLIGINNRNLETMTIDLSTTARLAWAARDERRTVVSESGITWPWDVRNLARHCDAFLIGSALMSARDRRKRLEGFVFA; encoded by the coding sequence ATGATCCTCGACGAGATCATCAGGTCGACCGGCGAGCGCTTGGAGGGCCTCGCCCCTCTTCCGGCAGTCAGCCCCGGCGCTGTGCCTCGTCGGAGCCTTGAGCGAGCCATACGGGGGTGCCGGGATAGGCACGCGATCATCGCCGAGGTGAAGTACGCCTCTCCGTCGCGCGGCAGGATTCACGACGGCTGCACTCCCGAGGCGATCGCCCGGGAGTTCGCCGCCTCCGGGGCCGTCGGCCTCTCGGTGCTCACCGAACCCACCTACTTTGGGGGGAGCACCGAGTTCCTCGTCCGGGTACGGCGTGCGGTAACGGTCCCGATCCTCAGGAAGGACTTCATCATCGACGAGCGCCAACTCGCGGAGACCCGGGCGCTCGGCGCCGACGCCGTCCTCCTGATCGCCAGGGTGCTCGGGAACTGCCTCCCCGCGTTCGTCGACGAGGCGCTCGCGCTCGGTCTTGAGCCGCTCGTCGAGGTCCACGATAGAGGCGAGATGGAGCGTGCCCTCGCGACGGAGGCGAACCTCATCGGGATCAACAACCGCAACCTCGAGACGATGACGATCGACCTCTCGACGACGGCCCGGCTTGCATGGGCGGCACGCGACGAGAGGAGGACCGTGGTCTCCGAGAGCGGCATCACCTGGCCCTGGGACGTCCGGAACCTCGCCCGGCACTGCGATGCGTTCCTGATCGGGTCCGCCCTGATGTCGGCGCGGGACCGGCGGAAGCGACTGGAGGGGTTCGTATTCGCGTGA
- the trpD gene encoding anthranilate phosphoribosyltransferase encodes MIREAIARVSSGTDLTPAEAMGAMEEIVQGSATPAQIGGFLTALRMKGETEAEIAAFARVMRAAAVPVSLPAPEARVDTCGTGGDGAGTFNISTAAAFVAAGAGVLVVKHGNRGVSSRCGSADVLEALGVSVAAPPDRVPDILSAAGIAFLFAPAYHPAMQHARSARQEIGIRTVFNLLGPLTNPARAGAHLLGVYDPRLTVPVARVLGDLGTERAMVVHGAGLDEITTTGPTTVAELRDGRVRTYTLDCTEFGIPRSSVAALRGGGPEENARTLLSVLAGNSGPARDIVLINAGAAICLGGKAADLAEGVTRAEESIDSGAALDCLRRLIEATGGGA; translated from the coding sequence ATGATCCGAGAGGCGATCGCCCGGGTCTCCTCGGGCACGGACCTCACCCCGGCCGAGGCGATGGGGGCGATGGAGGAGATCGTGCAGGGTTCCGCGACCCCGGCTCAGATCGGCGGGTTCCTCACGGCGCTGCGGATGAAGGGGGAGACCGAGGCGGAGATAGCGGCGTTCGCCCGGGTGATGCGGGCGGCGGCCGTCCCGGTCTCCCTCCCGGCCCCTGAGGCGCGGGTGGATACCTGCGGGACCGGGGGCGACGGTGCGGGGACCTTCAACATCAGCACCGCGGCCGCCTTCGTCGCCGCCGGTGCGGGGGTCTTGGTCGTGAAGCACGGGAACCGGGGCGTATCGAGCCGGTGCGGCTCGGCCGACGTCCTCGAGGCGCTCGGCGTCTCGGTCGCGGCCCCGCCAGACCGTGTCCCGGATATCCTCTCGGCCGCCGGGATCGCCTTCCTCTTCGCCCCGGCCTACCATCCGGCAATGCAGCACGCCCGGTCGGCCCGGCAGGAGATCGGGATCCGGACGGTCTTCAACCTCCTCGGCCCCCTCACGAACCCGGCCCGTGCCGGGGCGCACCTCCTCGGGGTCTACGACCCCCGCCTGACCGTTCCGGTCGCGAGAGTGCTCGGCGACCTCGGGACTGAACGGGCGATGGTGGTCCACGGCGCCGGTCTCGACGAGATCACGACGACCGGTCCGACGACAGTCGCGGAGCTCCGCGACGGCAGGGTCCGGACCTACACCCTCGACTGCACCGAGTTCGGGATCCCGCGCTCATCCGTTGCCGCCCTCCGAGGCGGCGGGCCCGAGGAGAACGCCCGGACCCTCCTCTCCGTCCTCGCGGGCAACAGTGGCCCCGCCCGAGACATCGTCCTCATCAACGCCGGGGCGGCGATCTGCCTCGGCGGGAAGGCCGCGGATCTCGCGGAGGGGGTTACCCGTGCAGAGGAGTCGATCGACTCGGGAGCCGCGCTCGATTGTCTCCGCCGGCTGATCGAGGCGACGGGAGGCGGGGCATGA
- a CDS encoding TrpB-like pyridoxal phosphate-dependent enzyme, with amino-acid sequence MQTKILLDEGEMPKRWYNIQADLPSPMDPPLHPATGKPATPDDLRPIFPMELIRQEMSTKRYIDIPDEVRDILTLWRPSPLYRARRLEAALKTPAKIYFKWEGVSPPGSHKPNTAIPQAYYNREEGIERLATETGAGQWGSSLAFATSLFDMECTVYMVRSSYEQKPYRKSMMQVYGAECIPSPSEKTKAGRTVLGRDPDTPGSLGIAISEAVEDAVSHDNTNYALGSVLNHVCLHQTIIGQEAREQLAVADAYPDVVIGCVGGGSNFAGISFPFAGDKMTGKHPDTEIIAVEPAACPTLTKGLYTYDYGDVAGLTPLMRMFTLGHDFVPPAIHAGGLRYHGASPLVSRLVHDGVVRPVAYYQNEVFEAAVTFARTEGIVVAPEAAHAVKAVIDEALRCRETGEAKVILFNNSGHGNFDFSSYEAYFAGRLADYEYPVELIKESLSRLPVTG; translated from the coding sequence ATGCAGACGAAGATCCTCCTTGACGAGGGGGAGATGCCGAAACGGTGGTACAACATCCAAGCCGACCTTCCAAGCCCCATGGACCCGCCCCTCCACCCGGCAACCGGGAAACCGGCAACTCCCGACGACCTCCGCCCCATCTTCCCGATGGAACTGATCCGCCAGGAGATGAGCACGAAGCGCTACATCGATATCCCCGACGAAGTCCGCGATATCCTCACCCTCTGGAGACCGAGCCCCCTTTACCGGGCGCGAAGGCTCGAGGCGGCCTTGAAGACCCCGGCGAAGATCTACTTCAAGTGGGAGGGCGTGAGCCCGCCGGGGTCGCACAAGCCCAACACCGCCATTCCCCAGGCCTACTACAACCGCGAGGAAGGAATCGAGCGGCTTGCGACCGAGACCGGGGCCGGGCAGTGGGGTTCGTCGCTTGCGTTCGCAACGAGCCTCTTTGATATGGAGTGCACCGTCTACATGGTCAGGAGTTCGTATGAGCAGAAACCCTACCGCAAAAGCATGATGCAGGTCTACGGCGCCGAATGCATCCCGAGCCCGTCTGAGAAGACCAAGGCGGGCCGGACGGTGCTCGGCCGCGACCCGGATACCCCGGGCTCTCTCGGCATCGCCATATCGGAGGCGGTGGAGGACGCGGTAAGCCACGACAACACCAACTACGCGCTCGGTTCCGTCCTCAACCACGTCTGCCTCCACCAGACGATCATCGGCCAGGAGGCGCGGGAACAACTCGCGGTTGCTGATGCCTACCCCGACGTCGTGATCGGATGCGTCGGCGGAGGCTCGAACTTCGCGGGGATCTCGTTCCCGTTTGCCGGCGATAAGATGACCGGAAAGCATCCCGATACTGAGATCATCGCGGTGGAGCCTGCCGCCTGCCCGACCCTGACGAAGGGGCTCTACACCTACGACTACGGGGATGTCGCGGGGTTGACCCCGCTCATGAGGATGTTCACCCTCGGCCACGACTTCGTCCCGCCTGCGATCCACGCGGGCGGCCTCCGCTACCACGGGGCGTCGCCGCTCGTCTCCCGGCTTGTTCACGACGGGGTGGTCAGACCGGTCGCCTACTACCAGAACGAGGTCTTCGAGGCTGCCGTGACCTTCGCCCGGACCGAGGGGATCGTCGTCGCGCCCGAGGCCGCCCATGCCGTGAAGGCCGTGATCGACGAGGCCCTCAGGTGCCGGGAGACCGGGGAGGCAAAGGTGATCCTCTTCAACAACTCAGGGCACGGCAACTTCGACTTCTCCTCCTACGAAGCCTACTTCGCGGGGAGGCTCGCCGACTACGAGTACCCGGTAGAGCTGATCAAAGAGTCGCTCTCCCGGCTGCCGGTGACGGGGTGA
- the trpA gene encoding tryptophan synthase subunit alpha codes for MSRIDGLFARRNPALVGFTVAGDPGIGASFRVAATMIDAGVDVLEIAIPYSDPVADGPVIERAHTRALRAGTTPDDVFSLVRQVRGYAPDLPVVLFTYHNIVYRRGVERFFAEAAAAGADGVLIVDLPVEESGEVAPSALRHGIDRIALIAPTTSPERQRTILRGASGFVYLISLEGVTGERDRLSPGIAGMVGAVREETDLPLAVGFGVSRPEHVGAVAAAGANGVVVGSALVRIVEERLDDEAGMHEALRTAIKSLRAALVPGPEPDIPGRERVEG; via the coding sequence ATGAGCCGGATCGACGGGCTCTTCGCCCGGAGAAATCCGGCCCTCGTCGGCTTTACCGTCGCCGGGGACCCCGGTATCGGGGCGTCGTTTCGGGTGGCGGCGACGATGATCGATGCGGGCGTCGACGTCCTTGAGATCGCGATCCCCTACTCGGACCCGGTGGCGGACGGCCCCGTGATCGAGCGGGCGCATACACGGGCTCTCCGGGCCGGGACCACGCCGGACGACGTCTTCTCCCTCGTCAGGCAGGTCAGGGGGTATGCGCCCGATCTCCCGGTCGTCCTCTTCACCTACCATAACATCGTCTACCGCCGGGGAGTAGAACGGTTCTTCGCGGAGGCCGCGGCCGCCGGTGCCGACGGCGTCCTCATCGTCGACCTCCCCGTCGAAGAGTCGGGCGAGGTCGCGCCCTCCGCCCTCCGGCACGGCATCGATCGGATCGCCCTCATCGCCCCGACGACGTCGCCGGAACGGCAGCGCACGATCCTTCGGGGCGCCTCCGGGTTTGTCTACCTGATCTCGCTTGAAGGGGTTACCGGCGAGCGCGACCGGCTCTCCCCCGGCATTGCCGGGATGGTCGGCGCGGTGCGGGAAGAGACGGATCTCCCGCTCGCCGTCGGGTTTGGGGTCTCGCGCCCTGAGCATGTGGGTGCGGTCGCGGCCGCCGGTGCAAACGGCGTCGTCGTAGGGAGTGCGCTTGTCCGGATCGTCGAAGAGCGCCTCGACGATGAGGCCGGGATGCACGAAGCCCTCCGCACCGCGATCAAGTCGCTGCGGGCTGCGCTTGTCCCCGGCCCCGAGCCTGATATACCCGGGCGGGAAAGAGTAGAAGGATGA
- a CDS encoding cytochrome c biogenesis CcdA family protein produces the protein MASFDPSVLGVFVFGLVAGICPCNSVLCLGLIGYLTSGETNLSLANLLKLTVSFSLGTVLVLLPLGAVAGYLGEYLLFLNETIAWAVGGVLMILMGLQLLHVYKPPIRSIFNFFRAPISYTVTGAFLLGLSFGAITVGRGAPMLLIVLTYIALYQTALEGLFTILVYAVGLSIPLIVISSLGGALGKKVKEKARMGGEAFDRIVGVAIIAIGVYFLYLAFC, from the coding sequence GTGGCTTCCTTCGACCCCTCGGTCCTCGGGGTCTTCGTCTTTGGGCTGGTCGCCGGCATCTGTCCCTGCAACAGCGTCCTCTGTCTCGGGCTGATCGGCTACCTGACGAGCGGGGAGACGAACCTCTCGCTCGCGAACCTCCTCAAATTGACCGTATCGTTCTCGCTCGGCACCGTCCTCGTCCTCCTGCCGCTCGGGGCGGTCGCGGGATATCTCGGGGAGTATCTCCTCTTCCTCAACGAGACCATCGCGTGGGCAGTCGGCGGGGTGCTGATGATCCTGATGGGGCTGCAGCTCCTCCACGTCTACAAGCCGCCGATACGGAGCATCTTCAACTTCTTCCGGGCCCCCATCTCCTACACCGTCACGGGGGCGTTCCTGCTCGGGCTCTCGTTCGGGGCAATCACCGTTGGGCGCGGGGCGCCGATGCTCCTCATCGTCCTGACCTATATCGCGCTCTACCAGACGGCCCTCGAGGGGCTTTTCACGATTCTCGTGTATGCCGTAGGGCTCTCGATCCCCCTCATCGTGATCAGTTCGCTCGGGGGTGCGCTCGGGAAGAAGGTCAAGGAGAAGGCAAGGATGGGCGGCGAGGCCTTCGACCGGATCGTCGGTGTCGCGATCATCGCGATTGGGGTTTATTTCCTGTATCTGGCGTTT
- a CDS encoding ATP-NAD kinase family protein, whose amino-acid sequence MMQTVGFLLNPVAGMGGAVGLAGTDGRVAEAIRRGAVPHAHGRAVQALSLLRGDEIAWYTSAAPMGEDVLLDAGIDRFTVVYRPDRPTSGADTKAACRAFLDAGADLVVFCGGDGTARDVLDAVGREVPVLGIPAGVKMYSAVFAVNPAAAADLIRQAGRIGCRDSEVMDIDEEAYRSGLLSARLYGYLCVPYIPERTQGGKQVFEQQDEERAKDDIAAFIAEVMLPETLYIIGAGSTTARIMERLGLAPTLLGVDAVRNGEVVARNADEQTLLALLDEYPQAKIVASPIGAQGFVLGRGNQQIGPSVLRKAGLRNLIVVATPGKLAATPLLYVDTGDAALDREFGDTLSVVSGYRMAQRKRLLHQE is encoded by the coding sequence ATGATGCAGACCGTCGGATTTCTGCTCAACCCCGTCGCCGGGATGGGCGGCGCCGTGGGGCTCGCCGGGACGGACGGACGGGTCGCGGAGGCGATCCGGCGCGGGGCGGTCCCGCATGCCCACGGCCGGGCGGTGCAGGCCCTCTCCCTCCTTCGGGGCGACGAGATCGCGTGGTACACCTCTGCGGCGCCGATGGGCGAGGACGTCCTCCTCGACGCAGGGATCGACCGCTTCACCGTCGTCTACCGGCCCGACCGGCCGACGAGCGGCGCCGACACGAAGGCCGCGTGCCGGGCGTTCCTCGACGCCGGGGCCGATCTCGTCGTCTTCTGCGGCGGAGACGGGACGGCCCGCGACGTCCTCGACGCGGTGGGGCGGGAGGTGCCGGTCCTCGGGATCCCGGCAGGAGTGAAGATGTACTCGGCGGTCTTTGCGGTCAACCCTGCCGCGGCGGCCGACCTCATCCGGCAGGCCGGGCGGATCGGCTGCCGGGACTCGGAGGTCATGGATATCGACGAGGAGGCCTACCGCTCGGGCCTCCTCTCCGCCCGGCTGTACGGCTATCTGTGCGTTCCGTATATCCCGGAGCGGACTCAAGGGGGAAAGCAGGTCTTCGAGCAGCAAGACGAAGAGCGGGCGAAGGACGATATCGCCGCGTTCATCGCCGAGGTCATGCTTCCGGAGACGCTGTACATCATCGGCGCCGGGAGCACGACGGCACGGATCATGGAGCGGCTCGGTCTCGCCCCGACGCTTCTTGGGGTCGACGCCGTCAGGAACGGGGAGGTCGTCGCCCGCAACGCCGACGAGCAGACGCTTCTTGCCCTTCTTGACGAGTATCCGCAGGCAAAGATCGTCGCGAGCCCCATCGGCGCCCAGGGGTTCGTCCTCGGCCGAGGGAACCAGCAGATCGGCCCAAGCGTGCTCCGGAAGGCGGGGCTACGGAACCTGATCGTGGTCGCCACGCCGGGGAAGCTCGCCGCCACTCCCCTCCTGTATGTCGACACGGGGGACGCGGCGCTCGACCGGGAGTTCGGCGACACGCTCTCGGTCGTCTCCGGCTACCGGATGGCGCAGAGGAAGCGGCTCCTCCACCAAGAGTGA
- a CDS encoding anthranilate synthase component I family protein, with translation MPLIVPVFAEIPLPASSPADLYAALRDGPGFLLESLEGGEKAARYSFICTAPSAAVAVAPDGMVTVAGDPRIREIAEGIEAVDAVDAVRSLMGRFRVAPSPLPRFSGGLAGYFTYDLVASLHPAIRSGPAEEPVARFMLARDCLALDHRAQRLAVVANLLIADGDDPEEEHRRARAAIAGRVERIRSLVPVCPADPDPDGVAASSSCTREEFSGAVLRVKEHIAAGDIFQAVLSRRLTCPAEGDPFGVYRRLRAKNPSPYMYYFDFGDLAVAGSSPEMLVRVEGDRVTTVPIAGTRPRGSTPTEDDRLAAELLADEKERSEHIMLVDLARNDVGAVSAFGSVSVEEFMAVERFSHVQHIVSTVSGTLRPGCDRFDALRSCFPAGTVSGAPKARAMEIIAEVEGLRRAVYAGAAGYISFAGTMDLAIAIRTVVVQGGVASVQVGAGIVADSDPDREWVETENKGRAMLAALGAAEVR, from the coding sequence TTGCCCCTCATCGTCCCCGTATTTGCCGAGATCCCGCTCCCCGCCTCTTCGCCGGCCGACCTCTACGCCGCTCTCCGCGACGGCCCCGGGTTCCTGCTGGAGTCGCTTGAGGGGGGCGAGAAGGCCGCCCGCTACTCGTTCATCTGTACCGCCCCGTCTGCGGCCGTCGCCGTGGCTCCCGACGGCATGGTGACGGTCGCGGGCGATCCCCGCATCCGCGAGATCGCCGAGGGTATCGAGGCCGTCGACGCGGTCGACGCCGTCCGCTCGCTCATGGGCCGGTTCCGGGTTGCACCCTCGCCCCTCCCCCGGTTCTCGGGAGGGCTTGCCGGTTACTTCACCTACGACCTCGTCGCTTCTCTCCATCCTGCGATTCGGTCGGGACCTGCGGAGGAGCCGGTCGCCCGGTTCATGCTGGCGCGAGACTGCCTCGCCCTCGACCACCGTGCGCAGCGGCTCGCGGTCGTCGCGAACCTGCTCATCGCCGACGGGGACGACCCGGAGGAGGAGCACCGCCGGGCTCGGGCGGCAATCGCCGGGAGGGTCGAGCGGATACGCAGCCTCGTCCCCGTCTGCCCGGCCGACCCGGACCCGGATGGGGTCGCCGCATCGTCGTCCTGCACCCGCGAAGAGTTCTCGGGGGCGGTCCTCCGGGTCAAGGAGCACATCGCGGCAGGCGATATCTTCCAAGCGGTCCTCTCCCGGAGGCTCACCTGCCCCGCCGAGGGCGACCCGTTCGGCGTCTACCGGCGGCTGCGGGCAAAGAACCCGAGCCCCTATATGTACTACTTCGACTTCGGCGACCTTGCGGTCGCCGGGAGCAGCCCCGAGATGCTCGTCCGGGTTGAGGGTGACCGGGTGACGACGGTCCCGATCGCCGGCACCAGGCCGCGGGGGTCGACTCCGACCGAGGACGACCGTCTGGCCGCAGAACTCCTCGCCGACGAGAAGGAGCGCTCCGAGCATATCATGCTCGTCGACCTCGCGAGGAACGACGTCGGGGCGGTCTCCGCCTTCGGGAGCGTCTCGGTTGAGGAGTTCATGGCCGTCGAACGGTTCTCGCACGTCCAGCACATCGTCTCCACGGTCTCGGGCACCCTCCGTCCGGGGTGCGACCGGTTCGACGCTCTGCGGTCCTGCTTCCCGGCGGGGACCGTCTCGGGGGCTCCGAAGGCCCGGGCGATGGAGATCATCGCCGAGGTGGAAGGGCTCCGGCGAGCGGTCTACGCGGGAGCGGCCGGCTACATCAGCTTTGCCGGCACGATGGACCTTGCGATCGCGATCCGGACGGTCGTCGTGCAGGGCGGCGTCGCCTCCGTCCAGGTGGGGGCCGGGATCGTGGCCGACTCCGATCCCGACCGAGAGTGGGTCGAGACCGAGAACAAAGGGCGGGCGATGCTTGCGGCGCTCGGTGCGGCGGAGGTGCGATGA
- a CDS encoding anthranilate synthase component II, with protein MMRVLVVDGYGSFTHNLCQQIGMLGAEPVVVKSDTPLDRFRSEGFDRVVLSPGPGHPRDSALYLAILGTISRTVPTLGVCLGHQAIGLAFGAEVVRAGRPMHGKVSLVRHDGCGVYAGVASPFVATRYHSLVIDPTTIPDCLEVTARSEGDGAVMGVRHREFPIEGVQFHPESILTPDGARLMANFLSGSGGVT; from the coding sequence ATGATGCGGGTGCTCGTCGTCGACGGCTACGGGAGTTTCACCCACAACCTCTGCCAGCAGATCGGGATGCTCGGGGCGGAACCGGTCGTGGTGAAGAGCGATACGCCGCTCGACCGATTCCGCTCCGAGGGGTTCGACCGGGTCGTCCTCTCGCCGGGGCCGGGGCATCCCCGGGACTCCGCCCTCTACCTGGCGATTCTCGGCACGATCAGCCGCACCGTCCCGACGCTCGGGGTCTGCCTCGGCCACCAGGCGATCGGCCTCGCTTTCGGCGCTGAGGTCGTCCGGGCCGGCCGGCCGATGCACGGAAAGGTGTCGCTCGTCCGGCACGACGGTTGCGGGGTCTATGCAGGGGTGGCGAGCCCCTTCGTTGCGACCCGCTACCACTCGCTCGTCATCGACCCGACCACGATCCCGGATTGTCTCGAAGTGACGGCCCGAAGCGAGGGCGACGGGGCGGTCATGGGCGTCCGGCACCGGGAGTTCCCGATCGAGGGGGTGCAGTTCCACCCGGAGAGCATCCTCACCCCCGACGGAGCCCGGCTGATGGCAAACTTCCTCTCCGGTTCGGGGGGCGTGACATGA